In Streptomyces sp. 71268, the DNA window ACCACCAGGTGCTGGCCGTGGTCAACCTGGGCAAGCCGGGCGAGGGCGCCTTCAACCCCCGCTCGCCCCGCCTGGACTACGACGAGGTCGTCACCACCGTCTGAGCCCACCCCGGCTCCGGCCACCGCCGGCGGCCCCGCCCGCCGGCCACGCCGTACCGCGCCCCCGCCCCCACCCGGGTCGGGGGCGTCGCGCGTCTCGGAAGCGGCCCGGCACCCTACGCGCCGGCCCACCAACCCGTACGGTCGCTGGGTCGCTGGGCCGCTGGCCCACTGACCTGCTAGATCACTGGCCCGCTGGGCCCGCTAGGGCCTCACTCGGCGGGCTTGGCCGGGGCGGACTCGGCGCCCTGGGGGGCGAAGCTGGGCCGCTGACCCTTCTTCATCTCCAGCGCGTCGACCATGCGCAGCAGGTCCCGCTCGGGCGCGGTACCGGTGACCACGGTCGTGACGCCCGGCTCCTCGCGGACCAGCGCGTTGTACTTCTCGCCCGCGTACCGGTTCCACTTCTTGCCGTCGACCTCGACGGCACCGCCGCGCTGCTTGGCCTTGTGCGTGACGTCGGCCACGTAGTTCCGTACGCGGTCCGTGTCGCTCTGCTCGACGCCCACGTACTCCTTGTCGGGCGTCAGGTACCCCAGGTGCCACACGGCGCCGAAGTCCGACTTGCCCCGGTAGCTGACCGAGGTGGCGCGCCAGTCCTTGGGCAGCCCCTCGGGAGCGGCGACGGCGTAGGGGGCCGTTCGGCGCACCTGGTCGACCTCGACGCGGGTGTTCACCGTCTTGATCGGGTCTTTGCTGTCATCGTGCGGAATGAAGACGTAGATGCCCACCGCGGCGACCATCGTCACGCCCAACGACAGCACCAGATTCTGTACGGTTCGATTCTCACCACGCATACCGGCCACAGCACCATGGTCCCCTATGACCCGAGCGCTCTGACCAGCGGCCCCGATCCGCCGCGCGGTGGATCTCCACAGGTCGAGTGATCGCGCTCATACGTGGGGTGCTCTGCTCATTTTCGCGGCGTACCGATAAAGTCGTGCACACCCTCGCCCTCCTTGCCCCGCTTCGGGCGGGAGGGGTCACACGGCCGTCGCCGTACAGAAAGGTGCGTTCCGATGACCGAGCATCATCTGCCGTCCCCCCTCGAAGTCAGCCCCGAGGCCCCCGACCGCAACCTCGCGTTGGAGCTGGTCCGGGTGACCGAGGCCGGCGCCATGGCATCCGGCCGCTGGGTCGGCCGTGGCGACAAGAACGGCGCGGACGGCGCGGCCGTCAAGGCCATGCGTTCGCTCGTGCACACGGTCTCGATGAACGGCGTCGTCGTCATCGGCGAAGGCGAGAAGGACGAAGCGCCGATGCTCTTCAACGGCGAGCGCGTCGGCGACGGGACCGGCCCGGAGTGCGACGTGGCCGTCGACCCGGTGGACGGCACCACGCTCACCGCCAAGGGCATGGCCAACGCGGTCTCGGTACTCGCCGTCGCCGAGCGCGGCTCGATGTTCGACCCGTCGGCCGTCTTCTACATGGACAAGCTCGTGACGGGCCCGGAAGCGGCCGAGTTCGTGGACATCACGGCCCCGGTCGGCGTGAACATCCGGCGCATCGCCAAGGCCAAGCGCTCCAGCCCGGAGGACGTCACCGTCGTCATCCTGGACCGGCCGCGCCACGACTCCATCGTCAAGGAGGTCCGGGAGGCCGGGGCCCGGATCAAGTTCATCTCGGACGGCGACGTCGCGGGCGCGATCATGGCCGTGCGCGAAGGCACCGGCGTGGACCTGCTGCTCGGCATCGGCGGCACCCCGGAGGGCATCATCGCGGCCTGCGCGATCAAGTGCCTGGGCGGCACCATCCAGGCCAGGCTGTGGCCCAAGGACGACGTGGAGCGCCAGCGCGCCCTGGACGCGGGCCACGACCTGGACCGGGTGCTCCAGACCGACGACCTGGTCAGCGGCGACAACGTGTTCTTCGTGGCCACCGGCATCACCGACGGCGACCTGCTGCGCGGCGTGCGCTACCGGGCCGAGACCGCGACCACCCAGTCGCTGGTCATGCGCTCGAAGTCGGGCACGATCCGGCAGATCGACTCCACCCACCGGCTGTCCAAGCTGCGCGCGTACGCCTCGGTCGACTTCGAGCGCGCACGCTGACCCACCGCGCTGGTACGGCACAGCGCTGGTACGGCACAACGGAGCCGGGTCCGCCGATGGACGGCGGACCCGGCTCCCCCGCTTTCCGCGCGCGTGGGACGCGGGACAGCGGTGGCACCTGGGTGAGGTCGGGGCGTGGGCCGCGGGCGGGAGTCGGGCGCTCGGCGGGGGCGCCGTCAGCCCGCCGCGGCGACCCGTACCGCTCGCTGCAGCTCCGCCTCGCGCCGCCGGCGGCGGGCCAGCACCACGCGGCGCTCGGCCGCCGTGAGGCCGCCCCACACGCCGTACGGCTCGGGCTGTATGAGCGCGTGCTCCCGGCACTCGACCATGACCGGGCAGCGGGCACAGACCCGCTTCGCGGCCTCCTCCCGGGACAGCCGGGCGGCGGTCGGTTCCTTGGAGGGGGCGAAGAAGAGCCCGGCTTCGTCGCGGCGGCACACCGCCTCGGAATGCCAGGGGCCGGCCTGATCGCGAGCGTGCTCACGCTGCGGGGGCACGGCGGCGTCCTGCAGGGGGTGATGCGGTTGCAGCACGGTCTACTCCTGACGACGGCTCCGGTTTGGGTCACCCTTGCCCGCCTCGCTGCGCACGACCGTTCGCGCCCGCAGCCGTACGAGAGACGATGCACGAAGCTTTACCCGCTGTGCGGGTGCTTATGCACACGGTTGCCTCGCGTCGTACAGACGTT includes these proteins:
- a CDS encoding DUF4245 domain-containing protein yields the protein MRGENRTVQNLVLSLGVTMVAAVGIYVFIPHDDSKDPIKTVNTRVEVDQVRRTAPYAVAAPEGLPKDWRATSVSYRGKSDFGAVWHLGYLTPDKEYVGVEQSDTDRVRNYVADVTHKAKQRGGAVEVDGKKWNRYAGEKYNALVREEPGVTTVVTGTAPERDLLRMVDALEMKKGQRPSFAPQGAESAPAKPAE
- the glpX gene encoding class II fructose-bisphosphatase, translating into MTEHHLPSPLEVSPEAPDRNLALELVRVTEAGAMASGRWVGRGDKNGADGAAVKAMRSLVHTVSMNGVVVIGEGEKDEAPMLFNGERVGDGTGPECDVAVDPVDGTTLTAKGMANAVSVLAVAERGSMFDPSAVFYMDKLVTGPEAAEFVDITAPVGVNIRRIAKAKRSSPEDVTVVILDRPRHDSIVKEVREAGARIKFISDGDVAGAIMAVREGTGVDLLLGIGGTPEGIIAACAIKCLGGTIQARLWPKDDVERQRALDAGHDLDRVLQTDDLVSGDNVFFVATGITDGDLLRGVRYRAETATTQSLVMRSKSGTIRQIDSTHRLSKLRAYASVDFERAR
- a CDS encoding WhiB family transcriptional regulator produces the protein MLQPHHPLQDAAVPPQREHARDQAGPWHSEAVCRRDEAGLFFAPSKEPTAARLSREEAAKRVCARCPVMVECREHALIQPEPYGVWGGLTAAERRVVLARRRRREAELQRAVRVAAAG